A single genomic interval of Bradyrhizobium japonicum USDA 6 harbors:
- a CDS encoding Bug family tripartite tricarboxylate transporter substrate binding protein: MITRRTALGLLAASPLAATPLSKALAADYPARPVKWVVGYPPGGATDILARLIGQRLSERLGQQFVIENKPGAGNNIGTESVVNAEPDGYTLQLVNPANFINASLYANLKFNFVRDIAPVASFQRVPNVMTVNKDVPAKNVAEFIEYVKANPGKVNMASSGNGTSVHLSGEMFMAMTGCKMQHVPYRGAAPAITDMLGGQVQVIFDNMPSIIQHIRSGSLRAIGVTTTERSSQLPDVQPIADTVKGYEASALFGMGAPKNTPKEIIAKLNNEINTLMKEPDMTKRLVELGGEPRVQTPEAFGEEIKAETEKWKKVVEFAGLKVE, encoded by the coding sequence ATGATCACTCGCCGTACCGCGCTGGGCCTGCTCGCCGCCAGTCCGCTTGCAGCCACCCCGCTGTCGAAGGCCCTTGCCGCCGACTATCCGGCCCGGCCCGTGAAATGGGTGGTCGGCTATCCGCCGGGCGGGGCCACCGACATCCTGGCGCGGCTGATCGGTCAGCGGCTGTCGGAACGGCTCGGCCAGCAATTCGTGATCGAGAACAAGCCGGGCGCCGGCAACAATATCGGCACCGAATCGGTCGTCAATGCCGAGCCCGACGGCTACACGCTGCAACTGGTCAATCCGGCCAACTTCATCAACGCGTCGCTCTACGCCAACCTCAAATTCAACTTCGTGCGCGACATCGCGCCGGTCGCCTCGTTCCAGCGGGTGCCGAACGTGATGACCGTCAACAAGGACGTTCCGGCCAAGAACGTCGCCGAGTTCATCGAATATGTGAAGGCCAATCCCGGCAAGGTGAACATGGCATCGTCCGGCAACGGCACCTCGGTGCATCTGTCCGGCGAGATGTTCATGGCGATGACCGGCTGCAAGATGCAGCACGTGCCCTACCGCGGCGCGGCGCCGGCGATCACCGACATGCTCGGCGGCCAGGTGCAGGTGATCTTCGACAACATGCCCTCGATCATCCAGCACATCCGCTCCGGCTCGCTTCGCGCGATCGGCGTCACCACCACGGAGCGCTCGTCGCAGCTGCCCGACGTACAGCCGATCGCCGACACCGTGAAGGGCTACGAGGCCAGCGCGCTGTTCGGCATGGGCGCGCCGAAGAACACGCCCAAGGAGATCATCGCCAAGCTCAACAATGAGATCAATACGCTCATGAAGGAGCCCGACATGACCAAGCGCCTGGTCGAACTCGGCGGCGAGCCGCGGGTGCAGACGCCGGAGGCGTTCGGCGAGGAGATCAAGGCCGAGACCGAGAAGTGGAAGAAGGTCGTCGAGTTCGCCGGCCTGAAGGTCGAGTAG
- a CDS encoding AMP-binding protein encodes MPLQHTGSGLVGPFDGLDVPWLLKMRAAVRRDHAFLIWAPFDAPARRWSYGEFHERVGALAAGLARRGVKPGEYLLIHLDNCIEALLAWFACVELGAIAVTTNTRSAPAEMEYFADHCGAVAAITQPAYAELVAQNCRNIRWLAVTSHDAGVAPAQAVSRGDSFDSLFADSADRPRRAADPLAPCSVQYTSGTTSRPKAVLWTHANALWGAKINAAHEDLHASDVHQTYLPLFHTNALAYSMLATLWVGATCVIQPRFSASRFWGVAREHGSTWTSTIPFCMKALLAQEVPRDHKFRLWGTAINEPPAFAAFGVKMIGWWGMTETITHGIVGEVDQPNIPMSIGRAAPEYQIRITDDDGRPTEVGDTGNLSIKGIVGLSLFAEYLHNEKATRESFDEHGFFLTGDRVERLENGFIRFGDRAKDMLKVGGENVAASEIEQVIAVVPGVREAAVVAKRHPMLDEVPVVFIIPHGGVAGAAPDLHDRVMAACGAGLADFKVPREIRLVDDMPRSTLEKVEKAELRKMVG; translated from the coding sequence ATGCCACTTCAACACACCGGATCCGGACTCGTAGGGCCGTTCGACGGGCTCGACGTACCCTGGCTGCTGAAGATGCGCGCCGCGGTGCGCCGCGATCATGCGTTCCTGATCTGGGCGCCGTTCGACGCGCCGGCGCGGCGCTGGAGCTACGGCGAGTTTCACGAGCGGGTCGGCGCGCTCGCGGCGGGGCTGGCGAGGCGCGGCGTCAAGCCGGGCGAATACCTGCTCATTCATCTCGACAATTGCATCGAGGCGCTGCTGGCCTGGTTCGCCTGCGTCGAGCTGGGCGCCATCGCGGTGACCACCAACACCCGCTCGGCACCGGCGGAGATGGAATATTTCGCGGACCATTGCGGCGCGGTCGCCGCGATCACGCAACCGGCCTATGCCGAGCTCGTCGCGCAAAACTGCCGCAACATCCGCTGGCTGGCGGTGACCTCGCACGATGCGGGCGTGGCGCCCGCGCAAGCGGTCTCGCGCGGCGACAGTTTCGATTCACTGTTCGCCGACAGCGCCGACCGTCCCAGGCGCGCGGCCGACCCGCTCGCGCCGTGCAGCGTGCAGTACACGTCGGGCACGACCTCGCGCCCGAAAGCGGTGCTGTGGACCCACGCCAACGCGCTGTGGGGCGCCAAGATCAACGCCGCGCATGAGGACCTGCACGCGAGCGACGTGCACCAGACCTATCTGCCGCTGTTCCACACCAATGCGCTGGCCTATTCGATGCTGGCAACGCTGTGGGTCGGCGCCACCTGCGTGATCCAGCCGCGGTTCTCCGCCAGCCGCTTCTGGGGCGTCGCGCGCGAGCACGGCTCGACCTGGACCTCGACGATTCCGTTCTGCATGAAGGCCCTGCTCGCGCAGGAGGTCCCCCGGGATCACAAATTCCGCCTGTGGGGCACCGCCATCAACGAACCGCCGGCCTTCGCTGCCTTCGGCGTCAAGATGATCGGCTGGTGGGGCATGACCGAGACCATCACCCACGGCATCGTCGGCGAGGTCGACCAGCCCAACATCCCGATGTCGATCGGGCGCGCCGCGCCCGAATATCAGATCCGCATCACCGACGATGACGGACGGCCGACCGAGGTCGGCGACACCGGCAATCTCTCGATCAAGGGCATCGTCGGGCTGTCGCTGTTCGCCGAATATCTGCACAATGAAAAGGCGACGCGCGAAAGCTTCGACGAGCACGGCTTCTTCCTCACCGGCGACCGCGTCGAGCGTCTGGAAAACGGCTTCATCAGGTTCGGCGACCGCGCCAAGGACATGCTGAAGGTCGGCGGCGAGAACGTCGCGGCCTCCGAGATCGAGCAGGTGATCGCGGTGGTGCCCGGCGTGCGCGAAGCCGCGGTGGTGGCGAAGAGGCACCCGATGCTGGACGAGGTGCCCGTTGTCTTCATCATCCCGCACGGCGGCGTCGCGGGCGCGGCGCCCGATCTGCATGATCGCGTGATGGCGGCCTGCGGCGCGGGACTCGCGGATTTCAAGGTGCCGCGCGAGATCAGGCTCGTCGACGACATGCCGCGCTCGACGCTGGAGAAGGTGGAGAAGGCGGAATTGCGGAAGATGGTGGGGTGA
- a CDS encoding DUF3551 domain-containing protein, which produces MRKAQFVLGSIVLVWLAGGSPARADYDYAWCIQNSEYGYPGDCSYQTREQCLMSASGRKGYCAQNPGYTAVRSPPSLRGRRVPPY; this is translated from the coding sequence ATGCGCAAGGCGCAATTTGTGCTGGGCAGCATAGTCCTTGTGTGGCTCGCTGGCGGGAGCCCGGCGCGCGCGGACTATGATTACGCGTGGTGCATTCAGAACTCGGAATACGGCTATCCCGGCGACTGCTCCTATCAGACCCGCGAGCAGTGTCTGATGAGTGCGTCGGGCCGCAAGGGCTATTGCGCGCAAAATCCTGGCTACACGGCCGTGCGGTCTCCGCCGTCACTACGCGGTCGGCGCGTTCCGCCATACTAG
- a CDS encoding VOC family protein, with the protein MPVKVEALDHLVINVTDVAVTSEWYRRILGMEVKVFDPGGGKAPRTSLQFGNQKINVRPRDADKVEWFTADHQTAGSEDLCFLTSAAPDEVVAHLKAQGVAIEEGPVPKQGARGTLRSVYCRDPDGSLIEISSYED; encoded by the coding sequence ATGCCGGTCAAGGTCGAAGCCCTCGATCATCTCGTCATCAATGTCACCGACGTCGCAGTGACCTCCGAGTGGTACCGCAGGATTCTCGGCATGGAAGTCAAGGTGTTCGACCCCGGCGGCGGCAAAGCGCCGCGGACTTCGTTGCAATTCGGTAACCAGAAGATCAACGTCCGGCCGCGCGATGCCGACAAGGTGGAATGGTTCACCGCGGACCATCAGACCGCCGGCAGCGAGGATCTGTGCTTCCTTACCTCTGCCGCGCCCGACGAGGTGGTGGCGCATTTGAAGGCACAAGGCGTCGCGATCGAGGAAGGCCCGGTTCCCAAGCAGGGCGCCCGCGGCACGCTGCGCTCGGTCTATTGCCGGGATCCGGATGGCAGCCTGATCGAGATTTCTTCGTACGAGGACTAG
- a CDS encoding (2Fe-2S)-binding protein, translated as MPTLTINGRSLSVDAANDTPLLWAIREQLQMTGTKFGCGAGLCGACTVHVNGEAVRSCQTMVGDVAGKKITTIEGLSAKGDHPLQKAWIAEQVPQCGYCQSGQIMQAASLLAKNANPTKEEVVAHMDGNLCRCMTYSRIQKAIMRAATEMRTASVSGNERRPT; from the coding sequence ATGCCAACTCTCACCATCAACGGGCGGAGTCTGTCCGTGGATGCGGCGAACGACACGCCGCTCCTCTGGGCGATCCGCGAGCAATTGCAGATGACCGGCACCAAGTTCGGCTGCGGGGCCGGGCTGTGCGGTGCCTGTACCGTGCACGTCAACGGCGAGGCCGTGCGCTCGTGCCAGACCATGGTCGGCGATGTCGCCGGCAAGAAGATCACCACCATCGAAGGCCTCTCCGCCAAGGGCGATCATCCGCTGCAGAAGGCGTGGATCGCCGAGCAGGTGCCGCAATGCGGCTACTGCCAGTCCGGGCAGATCATGCAGGCGGCCTCGCTGCTGGCAAAGAATGCCAATCCGACCAAGGAGGAGGTCGTGGCGCATATGGACGGCAATCTCTGCCGTTGCATGACCTATTCGCGGATCCAGAAGGCGATCATGCGCGCCGCCACCGAGATGCGCACCGCATCCGTCTCCGGCAACGAACGGAGGCCCACATGA
- a CDS encoding DUF899 domain-containing protein, whose amino-acid sequence MQQHQIVSREQWIAARKAHLAHEKELSQARERLAEQRRALPWVKVDKNYVFDGPNGKLTLGDLFGGRPQLVVQHVMFAPDWEAACKSCSFWADGLDRMVPHLAARDTSTVAISLAPSAKLEAFKKRMGWTFDWVSSGSNDFNYDYEVSFTREQIDKGVPKYNFGTTPFYGPELPGISVFYRNEAGEIFHTYSCFARGLDMMNAAYQYLDLTPLGRHEDGLPYPMDWVRLRDQYEPQAKGACCHG is encoded by the coding sequence GTGCAGCAACATCAGATCGTCTCGCGCGAGCAATGGATCGCGGCCCGCAAGGCCCACCTGGCGCATGAGAAGGAGCTCAGCCAGGCCCGCGAGCGCCTCGCCGAGCAGCGCCGCGCACTGCCCTGGGTGAAGGTCGACAAGAACTATGTGTTCGACGGACCGAACGGCAAGTTGACGCTCGGCGATCTCTTCGGGGGCCGCCCGCAGCTCGTGGTGCAGCACGTGATGTTCGCACCCGACTGGGAGGCCGCGTGCAAGAGCTGCTCGTTCTGGGCCGACGGTCTCGATCGCATGGTGCCGCACCTCGCCGCCCGCGACACCTCCACGGTTGCGATCTCGCTGGCACCTAGCGCCAAGCTCGAGGCCTTCAAGAAGCGGATGGGCTGGACCTTCGACTGGGTCTCGTCAGGGAGCAACGACTTCAACTACGACTACGAGGTCTCGTTCACGCGCGAGCAGATCGACAAGGGTGTGCCCAAATACAATTTCGGCACCACGCCGTTCTACGGTCCGGAGCTGCCCGGTATCAGCGTGTTCTATCGCAACGAGGCCGGCGAGATCTTCCATACCTATTCATGCTTCGCGCGCGGTCTCGACATGATGAACGCGGCCTATCAGTATCTCGACCTCACCCCGCTCGGTCGTCACGAGGACGGCCTGCCCTATCCGATGGACTGGGTCCGCCTGCGCGACCAGTACGAGCCGCAGGCGAAGGGGGCGTGCTGCCACGGGTGA
- a CDS encoding dienelactone hydrolase family protein: MGQDIKLTASDNFQLGAYRADPSGAPKGAVVVIQEIFGVNHHIRSVCDRIAREGYVAIAPSIFDRTSPNFQSGYTPDEIAEARKFVASPDWDAMLRDTQAAIDAVKSVGPVGIIGFCLGGSVAFVAATRLSGLKAAIGYYGGAVVRFADEKPKVPTQLHFGEKDAGIPLTDVETVKAKRPDVEVFIYPGAQHGFHCDERPSYDKASSDIAWPRSLAFFAKHLT; this comes from the coding sequence GTGGGACAAGACATCAAGCTGACGGCTTCCGACAATTTCCAGCTCGGCGCCTATCGCGCCGATCCCTCAGGCGCCCCGAAGGGCGCGGTGGTGGTGATCCAGGAGATCTTTGGGGTCAATCACCACATCCGCTCGGTCTGCGACCGCATCGCCAGGGAAGGCTATGTCGCCATCGCGCCGTCGATCTTCGACCGGACCTCGCCGAACTTCCAGTCGGGCTACACGCCCGACGAGATCGCCGAGGCGCGCAAGTTCGTCGCCAGTCCCGACTGGGACGCGATGCTGCGCGACACCCAGGCCGCGATCGACGCGGTGAAGAGCGTCGGGCCGGTCGGCATCATCGGCTTTTGCCTGGGCGGCAGCGTCGCCTTTGTCGCGGCGACGCGGCTGTCAGGCCTGAAGGCCGCGATCGGCTATTACGGCGGCGCGGTGGTGCGCTTCGCCGACGAGAAACCGAAGGTGCCGACACAGCTGCATTTCGGCGAGAAGGATGCCGGCATTCCCCTGACCGACGTCGAGACCGTCAAGGCGAAGCGGCCTGATGTGGAGGTCTTCATCTACCCCGGCGCCCAGCACGGCTTCCATTGCGACGAGCGGCCGAGCTACGACAAGGCGAGCTCGGATATCGCCTGGCCGCGCAGCCTGGCGTTTTTCGCGAAGCATCTGACGTAA
- a CDS encoding DUF3551 domain-containing protein, with protein MRKTQLALLTLGATVLAGFVTIMPAAARDYPWCAQGSEYDYPGECAYSTYEQCQASVSGRLLFCGPNPLFAYGQAPQSRPQPRRRPRPIATY; from the coding sequence ATGCGCAAGACGCAATTGGCGCTGCTGACGCTGGGCGCGACGGTCCTTGCCGGCTTCGTCACCATCATGCCCGCGGCGGCCCGCGACTATCCCTGGTGCGCCCAGGGCAGCGAGTATGACTATCCCGGCGAATGTGCCTACAGCACTTATGAGCAATGCCAGGCCAGCGTGTCCGGCCGCTTACTGTTCTGCGGACCCAATCCGCTCTTCGCCTATGGCCAAGCGCCGCAGTCTCGGCCGCAACCACGTCGCCGCCCGCGGCCCATCGCAACGTACTAG
- a CDS encoding ArsR/SmtB family transcription factor, whose translation MVKYRDETLDRTFAALSDPTRRALLARLGERDGLSVSELAAPFPVSLPAIMKHLDVLTDAGLIVREKTGRTVSCRLTAQPMEQAMNWLNRYAQFWSDKFDRLAAFVEEETWPTQPSTPIPAQPNVQASRSRAGSAHGRRKSTPPGRKPRS comes from the coding sequence ATGGTTAAGTATAGAGACGAGACGCTCGACCGGACCTTTGCAGCGCTGTCCGATCCGACGCGACGTGCCCTTCTCGCACGGCTCGGCGAGCGGGACGGCCTGTCGGTGAGCGAGCTGGCCGCGCCGTTTCCGGTCTCGCTGCCGGCGATCATGAAGCATCTCGACGTGCTCACGGATGCGGGCCTGATCGTGCGGGAGAAGACCGGACGCACGGTGTCCTGCCGGCTCACCGCGCAGCCGATGGAGCAGGCGATGAACTGGCTCAATCGCTACGCGCAGTTCTGGTCCGACAAGTTCGACCGCCTCGCCGCCTTCGTGGAGGAAGAGACATGGCCAACGCAGCCGTCAACGCCGATCCCGGCACAGCCGAACGTCCAAGCCTCACGCTCACGCGCCGGCTCCGCGCACGGCCGGAGAAAGTCTACGCCGCCTGGACGCAAGCCGCGCAGCTAG
- a CDS encoding alpha/beta fold hydrolase encodes MPRIDRDGVGIYYEAYGEGPPLLLTHGYSSTSAMWHGQVDALARDHKLILWDMRGHGQSDYPDDPHAYSEALTVGDMAAILDAVGAERAIIGGLSLGGYMSLAFYRAYPQRARALLIIDTGPGFKKDDAREAWNARALATADKLDHEGLDMLKSATRERATARHRNAQGLALAARGMLTQRDARVIELLPDIKVPCLIVVGADDAPFLAASDYMAAKIPDAQKVVIPAAGHAVNIDQPKAFIDAVVPFLKNLPG; translated from the coding sequence ATGCCAAGGATCGATCGGGACGGCGTCGGGATCTACTACGAAGCTTACGGCGAGGGTCCGCCGCTGTTGCTCACCCACGGCTATTCCTCGACCTCGGCGATGTGGCATGGCCAGGTCGACGCGCTCGCCAGGGATCACAAGCTGATCTTGTGGGACATGCGCGGCCACGGCCAGTCCGACTATCCCGACGATCCTCATGCCTATAGCGAAGCGCTCACCGTCGGCGACATGGCCGCGATCCTCGATGCGGTCGGCGCCGAGCGCGCCATCATCGGCGGGCTCTCGCTCGGCGGCTACATGTCGCTCGCGTTCTATCGCGCTTATCCGCAACGCGCCCGCGCATTGCTGATCATCGACACCGGCCCCGGCTTCAAGAAGGACGACGCGCGCGAGGCCTGGAACGCGCGGGCGCTTGCGACCGCCGACAAGCTCGACCATGAAGGTCTCGACATGCTGAAGTCGGCGACACGCGAGCGCGCCACCGCGCGCCATCGCAACGCCCAGGGATTGGCGCTCGCCGCACGCGGCATGCTGACCCAGCGCGACGCCCGCGTGATCGAGCTGCTCCCCGACATCAAGGTGCCCTGCCTCATCGTGGTCGGCGCCGACGACGCACCGTTCCTCGCCGCGTCCGACTACATGGCCGCAAAGATCCCCGACGCACAAAAGGTCGTGATCCCCGCCGCCGGTCACGCCGTCAACATCGATCAGCCCAAGGCTTTTATTGACGCGGTGGTGCCTTTCCTGAAGAACTTGCCGGGATAG
- a CDS encoding HD-GYP domain-containing protein, giving the protein MNAPAKSAAKRRLLLASDRSDESTELASILKAVGDVSTVTTQDIPEQPSRDLSGLVVDINLRSPESVQRVRNKLRGDGYRSMPRLFVLADALHHGTMQAWALGATDTISRPLQPDAILQRIRAAFPDTATYDATDRGKTLNRGVEAAHAVLAKMFEKLPLGVPLTFDDVIAAESKILKAIKHSSLREWLTTVGCHHVGSYRHCLFVTGFAVAFAQHLGMREDDQRRLTRAALLHDVGKAFVPSALLDKPGKLTDEEMAEVRQHPRRGYDALAEQGGFPPEMLDVVLHHHEFLDGSGYPNGLSSNQISDIVRVTTIVDIYAALVEKRAYRMPFTHSRAFTMMEGMGGKLDQQLLQAFRPVALGSF; this is encoded by the coding sequence ATGAACGCGCCAGCCAAATCCGCCGCCAAACGCCGGCTCTTGCTCGCTTCCGACCGGAGCGACGAGAGCACCGAGCTTGCCAGCATCCTGAAGGCCGTGGGCGACGTTTCGACGGTGACGACGCAGGACATTCCCGAGCAGCCGTCGCGCGATCTGTCCGGTCTCGTGGTCGACATCAATCTGCGTTCGCCCGAGAGCGTGCAGCGGGTGCGCAACAAGCTGCGCGGCGACGGTTATCGATCGATGCCGCGCCTGTTCGTGCTCGCCGATGCCCTGCATCACGGCACCATGCAGGCCTGGGCGCTGGGCGCCACCGACACGATCTCGCGGCCGCTGCAGCCCGATGCGATCCTTCAGCGCATCCGCGCGGCGTTCCCCGACACCGCCACCTATGACGCGACCGATCGCGGCAAGACGCTCAACCGCGGCGTCGAGGCGGCGCATGCGGTGCTGGCGAAGATGTTCGAGAAGCTGCCGCTCGGCGTGCCCCTGACCTTCGACGACGTCATCGCCGCCGAGAGCAAGATCCTGAAGGCGATCAAGCACTCCTCGCTGCGCGAATGGCTCACCACCGTCGGCTGCCATCATGTCGGCAGCTACCGGCACTGCCTGTTCGTCACCGGCTTCGCCGTCGCCTTCGCGCAGCATCTCGGCATGCGCGAGGACGACCAGCGCCGCCTGACCCGCGCCGCGCTGCTGCACGACGTCGGCAAGGCCTTCGTTCCCTCCGCGCTGCTCGACAAGCCGGGCAAGCTCACCGACGAGGAGATGGCCGAGGTCCGTCAGCATCCGCGCCGCGGCTATGACGCGCTCGCGGAGCAGGGCGGCTTCCCGCCGGAGATGCTCGACGTCGTGCTGCATCACCACGAATTCCTCGACGGCTCTGGCTATCCGAATGGCCTGTCGTCGAACCAGATCAGCGACATCGTGCGGGTCACGACGATCGTCGACATCTACGCGGCACTGGTGGAGAAGCGCGCCTACCGCATGCCCTTCACCCACTCGCGCGCCTTCACGATGATGGAAGGCATGGGCGGCAAGCTGGATCAGCAACTGCTGCAGGCGTTCCGGCCGGTGGCGCTGGGATCGTTCTGA
- a CDS encoding winged helix-turn-helix domain-containing protein: MSKTDSAPFSYEGLDRVIHEKARLGLLTSLMAHPKGLAFADLKQLCGLTDGNLSRHLAVLQEAGLVEVTKGYEGNRPHTTCRLTKAGRRRFLDYLAVLERLVRDAAKAAGRDAPPLGRLGIVST; the protein is encoded by the coding sequence ATGTCGAAGACTGACAGCGCACCCTTTTCCTATGAAGGGCTCGACCGCGTCATCCACGAGAAGGCGCGGCTCGGACTTCTGACCTCACTAATGGCGCATCCGAAGGGCCTGGCATTCGCCGACCTCAAGCAGCTCTGCGGCCTCACCGACGGCAATCTCAGCCGGCATCTCGCCGTGCTCCAGGAGGCCGGTCTCGTCGAGGTGACCAAAGGCTATGAGGGCAACCGCCCGCACACGACCTGCCGCCTGACCAAGGCCGGCCGCCGCCGCTTCCTCGACTATCTCGCCGTGCTCGAGCGGCTGGTGCGCGACGCCGCCAAGGCCGCCGGCCGCGACGCGCCGCCGCTTGGCCGTCTCGGTATCGTCTCGACCTGA
- a CDS encoding xanthine dehydrogenase family protein molybdopterin-binding subunit, with protein MNKHVNTITAETTDLSRRSFLVGTAATGLVLGYAGVPGIGEALAAPSNFEPSVWYAIAPDGLVTVTCGKADMGQHIASTMAQIVCEELGAKWSDMRVALASNDPKFNDPVLGAQITGGSWSTMMNFDAMSRAGAAGRTALTEGAAAAMGVPASELVVRDSVISHPKSKKQMSFADVVKSGKATKTFTPDELKAIKLKTPDQYTMIGVSVPQLDIPSKTNGTAKYGIDVMLPGMAYGAVVTPPVRFGATVKSVDDSAAKKVPGFIKAVTLDDKTGTTSGWVVAVASTYANAKKAAQALKIAYDGGPNAKVSSESLLDEAKRLQKLDDSGQFFVKDGDPNAAFGSAAKVLEAEYTTSINIHAPMEPMNATAEFKGDILHIYSGNQFATRSGAIAAGAAGIDPKFVVMHQMWLGGGFGRRLDADMMVPAVQAAKAIGKPVKVIYTRENDMTMDFSRPLTYQKVKAGVDGDGKLVALSHDVVSAWPTARWGIPDFLTPSVDKKGPLDSFTVNGADFFYTVPNHYVRAIKNELAHNATPSGQLRSVAPGWTFWAVESMIDEIAAATGKDPAQFRIALLDGKGKNDGGAQRLRNTLLAAMGLSGYGTKQLPKGEGMGVACVSSQERATASWTACVAHVAVAPSGEVTVKKLTVATDVGTQVHPDNIRAQVEGAALWGLSLAMYEKATLKDGGIEQTNFDSYTPLRMSQMPEVAVAVIANGEKATGVGEPAVTVVAPAIGNAIFNASGARIRALPITAEAVKGAMKA; from the coding sequence ATGAATAAGCACGTGAACACCATCACAGCAGAGACGACCGATCTCAGCCGCCGCTCCTTCCTGGTCGGCACGGCAGCGACCGGCCTCGTGCTCGGCTATGCCGGCGTGCCCGGCATCGGTGAGGCGCTCGCTGCGCCTTCGAACTTCGAGCCGAGCGTCTGGTATGCGATCGCGCCCGATGGCCTGGTCACCGTGACCTGCGGCAAGGCCGACATGGGCCAGCACATTGCCTCCACCATGGCGCAGATCGTCTGCGAGGAATTGGGCGCGAAGTGGAGCGACATGCGCGTCGCGCTTGCCTCCAACGATCCGAAGTTCAACGACCCCGTGCTCGGCGCGCAGATCACCGGCGGCAGCTGGTCGACCATGATGAACTTCGACGCGATGAGCCGGGCCGGCGCAGCCGGACGGACGGCATTGACGGAAGGCGCGGCCGCCGCGATGGGCGTGCCGGCGTCGGAGCTCGTGGTGCGCGATTCCGTGATCTCGCATCCGAAGTCGAAGAAGCAGATGTCGTTCGCCGATGTCGTGAAGAGCGGCAAGGCGACCAAGACCTTCACGCCGGACGAGCTGAAGGCGATCAAGCTGAAGACGCCGGACCAGTACACCATGATCGGCGTGTCGGTGCCGCAGCTCGACATCCCCTCCAAGACCAACGGCACGGCCAAGTACGGCATCGACGTGATGCTGCCGGGCATGGCCTATGGCGCGGTGGTCACGCCGCCGGTGCGCTTCGGCGCTACCGTGAAGTCGGTCGACGACTCCGCTGCGAAGAAGGTGCCGGGCTTCATCAAGGCCGTCACCCTCGACGACAAGACCGGCACGACATCGGGCTGGGTCGTCGCGGTCGCCAGCACCTATGCCAACGCCAAGAAGGCGGCGCAGGCGCTGAAGATCGCCTATGACGGCGGTCCGAACGCGAAGGTCTCGAGCGAGTCGCTGCTCGACGAAGCCAAGCGGCTTCAGAAGCTCGACGATTCCGGCCAGTTCTTCGTCAAGGATGGCGATCCCAACGCGGCGTTCGGCTCGGCCGCAAAAGTGCTGGAGGCGGAGTACACCACCAGCATCAACATCCACGCGCCGATGGAGCCGATGAACGCCACGGCGGAGTTCAAGGGCGACATCCTGCACATCTATTCCGGCAACCAGTTCGCGACGCGCTCCGGCGCGATCGCGGCAGGCGCCGCCGGAATCGATCCGAAGTTCGTGGTGATGCACCAGATGTGGCTCGGCGGCGGTTTTGGCCGCAGGCTCGATGCCGACATGATGGTGCCGGCGGTGCAGGCGGCGAAGGCCATCGGCAAACCGGTGAAGGTGATCTACACGCGCGAGAACGACATGACGATGGATTTCTCGCGTCCGCTCACCTACCAGAAGGTCAAGGCCGGCGTGGACGGCGACGGCAAGCTCGTCGCGCTCAGCCACGACGTCGTCTCGGCCTGGCCGACCGCGCGCTGGGGCATCCCCGATTTCCTGACGCCCTCGGTCGACAAGAAGGGTCCGCTCGATTCCTTCACGGTGAACGGGGCCGACTTCTTCTACACCGTGCCCAACCACTATGTGCGCGCGATCAAGAACGAGCTCGCGCACAATGCGACGCCGTCCGGGCAGCTTCGCTCGGTGGCGCCCGGCTGGACGTTCTGGGCGGTCGAAAGCATGATCGACGAGATCGCGGCTGCGACCGGCAAGGACCCGGCGCAGTTCCGTATCGCGCTGCTCGACGGCAAGGGCAAGAACGACGGCGGCGCGCAGCGGCTGCGCAACACGTTGCTCGCCGCGATGGGGCTGTCCGGCTACGGCACCAAGCAATTGCCGAAAGGCGAGGGCATGGGCGTGGCCTGCGTCTCCTCGCAGGAACGCGCGACCGCGAGCTGGACGGCGTGTGTCGCCCATGTCGCGGTGGCGCCGTCGGGCGAGGTGACCGTGAAGAAGCTCACGGTCGCAACCGACGTCGGCACGCAGGTGCATCCCGACAACATCCGTGCCCAGGTCGAGGGCGCGGCGCTGTGGGGTCTGTCGCTGGCGATGTACGAGAAGGCGACGCTGAAGGACGGTGGCATCGAGCAGACAAACTTCGACAGCTACACGCCCTTGCGCATGAGCCAGATGCCCGAGGTCGCCGTCGCCGTGATCGCCAATGGCGAAAAAGCCACCGGCGTCGGCGAGCCCGCGGTGACGGTGGTCGCCCCGGCAATCGGCAACGCCATCTTCAACGCCTCAGGCGCCCGCATCCGGGCCCTGCCGATCACGGCCGAAGCCGTGAAGGGGGCGATGAAGGCGTGA